One segment of Virgibacillus doumboii DNA contains the following:
- the rplF gene encoding 50S ribosomal protein L6 — translation MSRIGLKPLNIPEGVEVKLDGNTVTVKGPKGELTRDYHADMKVIIEDNVLTVERPTDHKEHRALHGTTRSLIANMVQGVHNGFEKNLEINGVGYRAQKQGDKVVINAGYSHPVELDPIEGIEIDVPKNTQVVVKGIDKELVGAVAANIRAIRPPEPYKGKGIRYEGEYVRRKEGKTAK, via the coding sequence ATGTCTCGTATAGGACTTAAACCACTAAATATTCCTGAAGGTGTCGAAGTAAAACTTGACGGCAATACCGTTACAGTTAAAGGCCCAAAAGGTGAACTGACAAGAGATTATCATGCGGACATGAAAGTTATTATAGAAGATAATGTTTTAACTGTTGAACGTCCAACTGACCATAAAGAACATCGTGCATTACATGGTACAACGCGCAGTCTGATCGCTAACATGGTTCAGGGAGTTCACAATGGTTTTGAAAAGAACCTGGAAATCAACGGTGTTGGTTACCGTGCTCAAAAACAAGGTGACAAAGTTGTGATTAACGCAGGTTATTCACATCCGGTTGAACTTGATCCAATTGAAGGTATCGAGATTGATGTTCCTAAAAACACGCAAGTGGTCGTAAAGGGTATCGATAAAGAATTGGTAGGTGCTGTTGCTGCAAACATTAGAGCAATCAGACCACCAGAGCCCTATAAAGGAAAAGGTATTCGCTATGAAGGTGAATATGTACGTCGTAAAGAAGGTAAAACTGCTAAGTAA
- the rplX gene encoding 50S ribosomal protein L24, whose amino-acid sequence MHVKKGDKVKVISGKDRGKQGTVLEAYPKKERVLIEGINMIKKHAKPSQDNPQGGILNQEAPIHVSNVMPIDPKSGEPTRVGYEEQSGKKVRIAKKSGEALDK is encoded by the coding sequence ATGCATGTAAAAAAAGGTGATAAAGTTAAAGTAATTTCCGGTAAAGACCGTGGTAAACAAGGCACTGTTTTAGAAGCGTATCCGAAAAAAGAACGTGTCCTGATTGAAGGAATAAACATGATTAAAAAGCACGCAAAACCTTCACAAGACAATCCACAAGGTGGAATTCTTAATCAGGAAGCACCAATTCATGTTTCTAACGTAATGCCTATAGATCCAAAATCCGGTGAACCAACTCGTGTTGGGTATGAAGAGCAGAGCGGAAAAAAAGTCCGTATCGCTAAAAAATCCGGTGAAGCATTAGATAAATAG
- the rpsQ gene encoding 30S ribosomal protein S17, whose protein sequence is MSERNNRKVYTGRVVSDKMDKTITVLVETYKFHTLYGKRVKYSKKFKTHDENNQAKNGDVVRIMETRPLSATKRFRLVEIVEEAVII, encoded by the coding sequence ATGAGTGAGCGTAATAATCGTAAAGTATACACTGGTCGTGTCGTATCAGACAAAATGGATAAAACAATTACTGTTTTGGTCGAAACGTATAAGTTTCATACGTTATACGGTAAGCGTGTAAAGTACTCTAAAAAATTCAAAACACATGATGAAAACAACCAGGCTAAAAATGGCGATGTTGTTCGTATCATGGAAACTCGTCCGCTATCAGCTACAAAACGTTTCCGTCTAGTCGAAATCGTTGAAGAAGCGGTAATAATATAA
- the rplP gene encoding 50S ribosomal protein L16 — protein sequence MLMPKRVKFRRQHRGKMKGRAKGGTTVAFGEYGLQAVDASWITSRQIEAARIAMTRYMKRGGKVWIKIFPDKPYTAKPLEVRMGSGKGAPEGWVAVVKPGKIMFEIAGVPEEVAREALRLASHKLPIKTKFVKREEIGGEINEG from the coding sequence ATGTTAATGCCTAAACGTGTAAAATTTCGTAGACAACACCGTGGTAAAATGAAAGGTCGTGCTAAAGGCGGAACTACAGTTGCTTTTGGTGAATATGGCCTGCAGGCAGTTGATGCTTCCTGGATTACAAGTCGTCAAATTGAGGCCGCTCGTATTGCAATGACTCGTTACATGAAACGTGGCGGTAAAGTTTGGATTAAGATTTTTCCTGACAAACCATATACTGCAAAACCCCTTGAGGTTCGTATGGGTTCCGGTAAAGGTGCTCCAGAAGGATGGGTAGCAGTAGTGAAACCAGGTAAAATTATGTTTGAAATTGCTGGTGTGCCAGAGGAAGTAGCGCGTGAAGCATTGCGTCTTGCTTCTCATAAACTGCCGATAAAAACTAAATTTGTAAAACGTGAAGAAATTGGTGGTGAAATCAATGAAGGCTAA
- the rplR gene encoding 50S ribosomal protein L18, protein MITKPDKNAVRKKRHARVRKNLFGTEERPRLNVYRSNKHIYVQLIDDISGATVASASTKDNEMKVEATGNVDAAKQVGELIAKRAQDKGYKSVVFDRGGYLYHGRVKALADAAREAGLEF, encoded by the coding sequence ATGATCACAAAGCCTGACAAAAACGCTGTACGCAAAAAAAGACATGCGCGTGTTCGCAAAAACCTATTCGGAACAGAGGAACGCCCGCGTCTGAATGTGTACCGTTCAAATAAACACATTTATGTACAATTAATTGATGATATTTCCGGTGCTACTGTAGCAAGCGCTTCTACGAAAGATAACGAAATGAAAGTTGAAGCTACCGGTAATGTGGACGCAGCTAAACAAGTCGGAGAATTGATTGCAAAACGTGCCCAGGATAAAGGTTATAAATCGGTTGTGTTCGATCGCGGAGGCTACCTTTATCATGGACGTGTGAAAGCATTAGCTGACGCAGCCCGCGAGGCAGGTCTTGAATTTTAA
- the rpmC gene encoding 50S ribosomal protein L29: MKANEIRELTTAEIEQKVKSLKEELFNLRFQLATGQLENTARIREVKKSIARMKTVVRQRELSLNN; encoded by the coding sequence ATGAAGGCTAATGAAATCAGAGAATTAACCACTGCCGAAATTGAACAAAAAGTTAAATCGTTAAAAGAAGAACTATTTAATTTGCGCTTTCAGCTGGCAACAGGCCAATTGGAAAACACGGCACGTATCCGTGAAGTTAAAAAGTCTATTGCTCGTATGAAAACTGTTGTACGTCAACGTGAACTAAGCCTAAATAACTGA
- the rpsJ gene encoding 30S ribosomal protein S10 — protein MAKEKIRIRLKAYDHRILDQSAEKIVETAKRSGASVSGPIPLPTEKSVYTVLRAVHKYKDAREQFEMRTHKRLIDIVNPTPQTVDSLMRLDLPSGVDIEIKL, from the coding sequence ATGGCAAAAGAAAAGATTAGAATCCGATTAAAAGCGTATGATCACCGCATTTTAGATCAGTCGGCTGAAAAGATTGTAGAGACAGCGAAACGTTCTGGTGCAAGTGTATCCGGACCGATTCCGTTGCCTACAGAAAAGTCTGTTTATACTGTATTGCGCGCTGTGCACAAGTATAAAGATGCTCGTGAACAGTTCGAAATGCGTACTCATAAACGTTTAATCGACATTGTTAATCCAACACCACAAACAGTTGATTCGTTAATGCGACTTGACTTGCCATCCGGTGTGGATATCGAAATCAAATTATAA
- the rpmD gene encoding 50S ribosomal protein L30 — protein MSKKLEITLTRSVIGRTEAQRQTVQTLGLKKIQATVVREDTPAVRGLVNKVSHLVTVKEV, from the coding sequence ATGTCTAAAAAGTTAGAAATCACCCTCACGCGCAGTGTTATTGGTCGGACAGAAGCACAACGTCAAACTGTTCAAACACTAGGTCTAAAAAAAATTCAGGCAACCGTAGTTCGAGAAGATACACCAGCTGTTCGCGGTTTGGTTAATAAAGTGTCCCATCTCGTAACGGTTAAAGAAGTATAA
- the rplD gene encoding 50S ribosomal protein L4 gives MPKVALLKQDGSKAGDIELNDSVFGIEPNTHVLNEAVIMQRASLRQGTHAVKNRAEVRGGGAKPWRQKGTGRARQGSIRSPQWVGGGTVFGPTPRSYSYKLPKKVRRLALKSALSSKAKEENLVVLDSISIDAPKTKEVVRMLDALELDAKVLIVTADKNETVIRSANNLQHVNVLTVEEVNVLDLLTHDKLIITKDAAEKAGEVLA, from the coding sequence ATGCCTAAAGTAGCACTATTAAAACAAGACGGATCAAAAGCCGGCGATATCGAATTAAACGATTCCGTTTTCGGTATTGAACCGAACACACATGTATTAAATGAAGCGGTAATCATGCAGCGTGCATCACTTAGACAAGGCACACATGCTGTGAAAAACCGCGCAGAAGTACGTGGCGGCGGCGCTAAACCATGGCGTCAAAAAGGAACAGGCCGTGCACGTCAAGGTTCCATTCGTTCACCACAATGGGTAGGCGGGGGAACTGTATTTGGCCCGACACCACGCAGTTACAGTTATAAATTGCCGAAAAAAGTTCGTCGTCTGGCACTTAAATCAGCACTATCTTCTAAAGCAAAAGAAGAAAACCTGGTTGTTTTGGACAGCATTTCAATCGATGCTCCAAAGACAAAAGAAGTAGTGAGAATGCTGGATGCACTTGAACTGGATGCAAAAGTATTGATCGTTACAGCTGATAAAAACGAAACAGTAATTCGTTCAGCAAACAATCTTCAACATGTAAATGTACTTACAGTTGAAGAGGTAAACGTACTTGACTTGCTTACGCATGACAAGCTGATCATTACAAAAGATGCAGCTGAAAAAGCAGGGGAGGTGCTTGCATAA
- the rplV gene encoding 50S ribosomal protein L22, whose product MQAKAVAKSVRIAPRKVRLVIDLIRGKEVGEAVAILRHTQRGASPVVEKVLNSAVANAEHNYEMEPDNLVISEVFVNEGATLKRFRPRAQGRASKINKRTSHITVVVTEKKEG is encoded by the coding sequence ATGCAAGCTAAAGCCGTTGCGAAATCTGTTCGTATTGCTCCTCGTAAAGTTCGTTTAGTAATAGATTTGATTCGAGGAAAAGAAGTTGGTGAAGCAGTAGCTATTCTACGCCATACACAACGTGGTGCTTCTCCAGTTGTAGAAAAGGTTTTAAATTCTGCAGTTGCAAATGCTGAACACAACTATGAAATGGAACCAGATAACCTGGTGATTTCCGAAGTATTTGTTAATGAAGGTGCTACATTGAAACGTTTCCGTCCACGTGCACAAGGACGCGCAAGTAAGATCAATAAACGCACAAGCCACATCACAGTGGTTGTAACCGAAAAGAAGGAGGGATAG
- the rplC gene encoding 50S ribosomal protein L3 produces the protein MTKGILGRKIGMTQLFSEDGELVPVTVVQAEPNVVLQKKTLENDGYEALQIGFADEKESRTNKAEKGHADKANTAPKRYVREIRNANLDEYEAGQEVGVDVFQAGDMVDATGTSKGKGFQGAIKRHNQQRGPKTHGSHFHRSAGAMAMAADPARVFKGKKLPGQMGGKQITIQNLEVVKVDAERNLLLIKGNIPGAKKSYVKIESALKDN, from the coding sequence ATGACGAAAGGAATCTTAGGTCGTAAAATCGGCATGACTCAGCTTTTTTCTGAAGACGGAGAATTAGTACCGGTAACAGTAGTTCAGGCTGAGCCAAACGTAGTATTACAGAAAAAGACATTAGAAAATGATGGCTATGAAGCACTACAAATCGGTTTTGCAGATGAAAAGGAATCACGTACAAATAAAGCGGAAAAAGGTCATGCTGATAAAGCAAACACAGCCCCTAAGCGCTACGTTCGTGAAATCCGTAACGCAAATCTTGATGAATATGAAGCAGGTCAAGAAGTGGGCGTTGATGTTTTTCAGGCTGGCGATATGGTAGATGCTACCGGAACTTCAAAAGGGAAAGGATTCCAGGGAGCGATCAAGCGTCACAATCAACAACGCGGTCCAAAAACCCATGGTTCACACTTTCACAGAAGTGCTGGTGCAATGGCTATGGCAGCTGACCCAGCGCGCGTATTTAAAGGCAAGAAACTTCCAGGACAAATGGGTGGCAAGCAAATTACAATCCAGAACCTTGAAGTAGTTAAAGTAGATGCTGAGCGCAATCTGCTGCTAATCAAAGGGAACATTCCTGGCGCAAAGAAATCTTATGTAAAAATTGAGAGTGCTTTAAAGGATAATTAA
- the rpsC gene encoding 30S ribosomal protein S3 — translation MGQKVNPKGLRVGIIRDWESKWYAGKDYADLLHEDIKIREYLENRLRIAAVSSIDIERAANRVNITIHTGKPGMVIGKGGSEVEALRKSLNSLTGKRVHINIVEIKKVDLNATLVAENIARQLENRISFRRAQKQSIQRAMRGGAKGIKTQVSGRLGGADIARAEHYSEGTVPLHTLRADIDYGTAEADTTYGKLGVKVWIYRGEVLPTKTDK, via the coding sequence GTGGGTCAAAAAGTAAATCCAAAAGGTCTTCGCGTTGGCATCATTCGTGACTGGGAGTCAAAATGGTATGCTGGCAAAGACTATGCAGACTTACTACATGAAGATATTAAGATTAGAGAATATCTTGAAAATCGCTTGCGTATTGCTGCTGTTTCTTCTATCGACATCGAACGCGCAGCAAACCGTGTAAATATCACTATTCATACTGGTAAGCCAGGTATGGTAATTGGTAAAGGCGGTTCTGAAGTAGAAGCATTACGTAAATCATTAAACAGCCTGACTGGCAAACGTGTTCACATTAATATCGTTGAAATCAAAAAAGTTGATCTTAACGCAACATTGGTGGCTGAAAACATTGCCCGTCAATTGGAAAACCGTATTTCATTCCGTCGTGCACAAAAGCAGTCAATTCAACGTGCTATGCGCGGAGGAGCAAAAGGAATTAAAACACAAGTATCCGGACGTCTTGGTGGCGCAGACATCGCACGTGCGGAACATTACAGCGAAGGAACAGTACCACTGCACACATTGCGTGCCGATATTGACTATGGCACAGCAGAAGCTGACACAACTTATGGTAAACTAGGTGTTAAAGTGTGGATCTATCGTGGAGAAGTCCTTCCAACTAAAACTGATAAATAA
- the rplE gene encoding 50S ribosomal protein L5 yields the protein MNELKQKYQDDVLPSLMNKFDYESVMQVPSVEKIVINMGVGDAVQNSKALDNAVEELSLISGQKPVVTRAKKSIAGFRLREGMPIGAKVTLRGDRMFEFLQKLIAVSLPRVRDFRGISKKAFDGRGNYTLGVKEQLIFPEINYDKVSKVRGMDIVIVTSSNTDEEARELLAQLGMPFQK from the coding sequence ATGAATGAATTAAAACAAAAATATCAGGATGACGTACTGCCATCTTTGATGAATAAATTTGATTATGAATCAGTTATGCAAGTACCATCTGTTGAAAAAATTGTAATTAACATGGGTGTTGGTGACGCAGTTCAAAACTCAAAAGCATTGGACAATGCAGTCGAGGAACTTTCACTCATCTCCGGGCAAAAACCAGTGGTTACTCGTGCTAAAAAATCAATTGCTGGATTCCGTTTGCGTGAAGGAATGCCTATCGGTGCAAAAGTAACACTTCGTGGTGATCGTATGTTTGAATTCCTTCAAAAGCTTATTGCGGTATCACTTCCACGTGTTCGTGACTTCCGTGGTATTTCCAAGAAAGCATTTGATGGCCGAGGCAACTATACGTTAGGTGTTAAAGAACAGCTGATTTTCCCGGAAATTAACTATGATAAAGTAAGTAAAGTGCGTGGTATGGATATTGTTATCGTAACAAGCTCCAATACTGATGAAGAAGCTCGTGAACTTTTAGCTCAGCTTGGCATGCCTTTCCAAAAGTAA
- the rpsH gene encoding 30S ribosomal protein S8, protein MVMTDPIADMLTRIRNANMVRHEKLELPASKMKKEIADILKREGFVRDYEFIEDNKQGVLRIFLKYGANSERVITGIKRISKPGLRVYAKADEVPRVLNGLGIAIVSTSNGVLSDKEARTQAVGGEVLAYVW, encoded by the coding sequence ATGGTTATGACTGATCCAATCGCAGATATGCTAACTCGTATTCGTAATGCTAACATGGTGCGCCATGAAAAATTGGAGCTCCCGGCTTCCAAGATGAAAAAAGAGATCGCCGACATCCTTAAACGTGAAGGTTTTGTACGTGATTATGAATTCATTGAAGACAACAAGCAAGGTGTTCTGCGTATTTTCCTTAAGTACGGTGCAAATAGCGAACGAGTAATTACAGGTATCAAACGTATTAGTAAACCAGGTTTGCGTGTTTATGCAAAAGCTGATGAAGTACCTCGTGTACTAAACGGTTTAGGTATAGCAATCGTTTCTACATCAAACGGTGTACTGTCTGATAAAGAAGCACGTACACAAGCTGTTGGTGGCGAAGTACTGGCATATGTTTGGTAA
- the rplN gene encoding 50S ribosomal protein L14 produces MIQQETRLKVADNSGAREVLAVKVLGGSGRKTANIGDVIVCTVKHATPGGVVKKGEVVKAVIVRSKSGVRRKDGSYIRFDENAAVIIRDDKGPRGTRIFGPVARELRDAKFMKIVSLAPEVL; encoded by the coding sequence ATGATTCAACAAGAAACTCGTTTAAAAGTTGCAGATAACTCTGGTGCTCGTGAAGTATTAGCCGTTAAAGTATTAGGCGGATCCGGACGTAAAACAGCTAACATTGGTGATGTAATTGTCTGTACGGTAAAACATGCAACACCAGGTGGCGTTGTTAAAAAAGGTGAAGTTGTTAAAGCAGTCATCGTACGTTCGAAGAGTGGTGTGCGCCGTAAAGACGGATCGTATATTCGTTTTGATGAAAATGCTGCCGTAATCATCCGTGATGACAAGGGTCCAAGAGGTACTCGTATATTTGGACCGGTTGCACGTGAATTGCGCGATGCAAAATTCATGAAAATCGTATCTCTAGCACCAGAAGTTTTATAA
- the rplW gene encoding 50S ribosomal protein L23, with protein MKDPRDIIKRPVITENSADLMGEKKYTFEVNPKANKTEIKDAVELVFGVKVNRVNTMNLKGKFKRMGRYGGYRPDRKKAIVQLSEDSKDLDFFEG; from the coding sequence ATGAAAGATCCACGTGATATTATTAAGCGCCCTGTCATTACAGAGAATTCTGCTGACTTAATGGGAGAAAAGAAATACACGTTTGAAGTGAACCCAAAAGCAAATAAAACAGAGATTAAAGATGCTGTTGAACTGGTTTTCGGAGTTAAAGTCAACCGAGTAAACACGATGAATCTTAAAGGTAAATTCAAGCGAATGGGCCGTTACGGCGGATACCGCCCAGATCGCAAAAAAGCTATCGTACAGCTTTCTGAAGACAGTAAAGACCTGGACTTCTTTGAAGGCTAA
- the rpsS gene encoding 30S ribosomal protein S19 translates to MGRSLKKGPFADDHLMKKIESLNETDKKQVVKTWSRRSTIFPTFVGHTIAVYDGRKHVPVYVTEDMVGHKLGEFAPSRTFKGHSGDDKKTKR, encoded by the coding sequence ATGGGTCGTAGCTTAAAAAAGGGACCTTTTGCAGATGACCATCTAATGAAAAAAATTGAAAGTCTAAATGAAACCGATAAAAAGCAAGTTGTTAAAACTTGGTCTCGTCGTTCAACGATTTTCCCTACTTTTGTTGGTCATACAATTGCTGTATATGATGGACGTAAACACGTACCTGTATATGTAACAGAAGATATGGTCGGACATAAATTAGGAGAATTCGCGCCAAGCCGTACGTTTAAAGGGCATTCTGGCGATGATAAGAAAACAAAACGCTAA
- a CDS encoding type Z 30S ribosomal protein S14, giving the protein MAKKSMIAKQKRPQKFKVREYTRCERCGRPHSVIRKFKLCRICFRELAYKGQIPGVKKASW; this is encoded by the coding sequence GTGGCTAAAAAATCAATGATTGCGAAACAAAAACGTCCACAAAAATTCAAAGTACGTGAATATACACGTTGTGAGCGCTGTGGCCGTCCACATTCTGTAATTCGTAAATTTAAACTTTGCCGTATTTGTTTCCGCGAACTTGCCTATAAAGGTCAAATTCCTGGTGTCAAAAAAGCAAGCTGGTAA
- the rpsE gene encoding 30S ribosomal protein S5, with the protein MHTSIDPNKLDLEERVVTINRVAKVVKGGRNFRFAALVVVGDKNGHVGFGTGKSKEVPEAIKKAVDDAKKNLITVPIVGTTIPHEINGRFGSGNVLMKPAAEGTGVISGGPVRAILELAGVGDILTKSLGANTPINMIRATLNGLTNLKTAEDVAKLRGKSVEELLG; encoded by the coding sequence ATGCATACAAGCATTGATCCGAACAAATTAGATCTTGAAGAACGCGTTGTTACGATCAACCGTGTTGCAAAAGTAGTTAAGGGTGGACGTAATTTCCGCTTTGCTGCACTGGTTGTTGTTGGAGACAAAAACGGTCATGTAGGCTTTGGAACAGGTAAATCTAAAGAGGTTCCAGAAGCAATCAAAAAAGCAGTTGACGATGCGAAGAAAAACCTGATTACAGTACCTATCGTTGGAACAACTATTCCACACGAAATTAACGGCAGATTTGGTTCAGGTAACGTATTGATGAAACCAGCTGCAGAAGGTACAGGAGTTATTTCCGGCGGTCCAGTTCGTGCTATACTGGAACTTGCAGGTGTCGGCGATATTTTAACGAAATCACTTGGTGCCAATACACCAATCAACATGATTCGTGCAACGTTAAATGGTTTAACTAATCTGAAGACGGCAGAAGACGTAGCTAAACTACGCGGAAAGTCTGTAGAAGAACTGTTAGGATAG
- the rplO gene encoding 50S ribosomal protein L15, with translation MKLHELKASEGSRKKRNRVGRGMSSGNGKTSGRGHKGQKARSGGNTRPGFEGGQMPLFQRLPKRGFTNIHRKEFAIVNLDALNRFEEGTEITPELLLEEGVVSKPKSGIKVLGKGNVEKNLTVKAHKFSASAKEAIEAAGGKTEVI, from the coding sequence ATGAAACTTCATGAATTGAAGGCATCAGAAGGATCACGTAAAAAACGCAATCGCGTCGGTCGCGGAATGTCATCTGGTAACGGAAAAACTTCCGGCAGAGGACATAAAGGACAAAAGGCACGTTCAGGCGGAAATACCCGTCCGGGCTTTGAAGGTGGCCAAATGCCATTGTTCCAACGCCTGCCTAAGCGTGGATTTACAAACATTCATCGCAAGGAATTTGCAATTGTAAACCTGGATGCTTTAAATCGTTTTGAAGAAGGCACAGAAATTACACCTGAGCTATTACTTGAAGAAGGTGTCGTCAGCAAACCGAAATCCGGCATTAAAGTGCTCGGAAAAGGCAATGTCGAAAAAAATCTTACTGTAAAAGCTCATAAGTTCTCTGCTTCAGCGAAAGAAGCTATCGAAGCAGCGGGCGGTAAAACAGAGGTGATTTAA
- the tuf gene encoding elongation factor Tu: MAKEKFDRSKSHVNIGTIGHVDHGKTTLTAAITTTLHKQSGKGTAMAYDQIDGAPEEKERGITIATSHVEYETDTRHYAHVDCPGHADYVKNMITGAAQMDGAILVVSAADGPMPQTREHILLSRNVGVPAIVVFLNKTDMVDDEELLELVEMEVRDLLTEYEFPGDDVPVIKGSALKALEGDADYEEKIYELMAAVDEYIPTPERDHDKPFMMPVEDVFSITGRGTVATGRVERGTIKVGDEVEVIGLAEDSSKTTVTGVEMFRKLLDYAEAGDNIGALLRGVSREDINRGQVLAKPGSITPHTNFKAEVYVLSKEEGGRHTPFFANYRPQFYFRTTDVTGVITLPEGVEMVMPGDNIEMEVELISPIAIEDGTRFSIREGGRTVGSGVVSKINK; the protein is encoded by the coding sequence ATGGCTAAAGAAAAGTTCGATCGCTCAAAAAGTCACGTGAATATTGGAACAATTGGACACGTTGACCATGGTAAAACTACATTGACTGCTGCAATCACTACTACATTGCACAAACAATCTGGTAAAGGTACTGCAATGGCATATGACCAAATTGACGGTGCTCCAGAAGAAAAAGAACGTGGAATTACAATCGCAACTTCTCACGTTGAGTATGAAACGGACACTCGTCACTATGCTCACGTTGACTGCCCAGGACACGCAGACTATGTTAAAAACATGATCACTGGTGCAGCACAAATGGACGGAGCTATCCTTGTAGTATCTGCTGCAGATGGTCCAATGCCACAAACTCGTGAACACATTCTGTTGTCTCGTAACGTTGGGGTACCTGCTATCGTAGTATTCCTTAACAAAACAGATATGGTAGACGATGAAGAGCTGCTTGAATTGGTAGAAATGGAAGTTCGTGATCTGTTAACAGAATACGAATTCCCTGGTGATGATGTACCAGTAATCAAAGGTTCTGCACTAAAAGCTCTTGAGGGCGATGCAGACTATGAAGAAAAAATCTATGAATTAATGGCAGCTGTTGATGAGTACATTCCAACTCCAGAACGTGACCATGACAAGCCATTCATGATGCCTGTTGAGGACGTATTCTCAATCACTGGTCGTGGTACTGTTGCAACAGGCCGTGTTGAGCGCGGTACAATTAAAGTTGGTGACGAAGTTGAGGTTATCGGTCTAGCTGAAGATTCTTCTAAAACTACTGTAACTGGTGTTGAAATGTTCCGTAAGCTTCTTGACTATGCTGAAGCCGGCGACAACATTGGTGCACTTCTTCGTGGGGTATCCCGTGAAGATATTAACCGTGGTCAAGTATTGGCTAAACCAGGGTCAATTACACCACACACAAACTTCAAAGCAGAAGTTTATGTATTGTCTAAAGAAGAAGGTGGACGTCATACTCCATTCTTTGCTAACTATCGTCCACAATTCTACTTCCGTACTACAGACGTAACTGGCGTTATTACACTTCCTGAAGGTGTGGAAATGGTAATGCCTGGCGACAACATCGAAATGGAAGTTGAGTTAATCTCACCAATCGCTATTGAAGACGGTACACGCTTCTCTATCCGTGAAGGTGGACGTACTGTTGGATCAGGCGTAGTTTCAAAAATCAATAAGTAA
- the rplB gene encoding 50S ribosomal protein L2 has product MAIKKFRPTSNGRRNMSTSDFAEITTDTPEKSLLSPIYKRGGRNNQGKLTVRHQGGGHKRQYRVIDFKRDKDGIPGRVATVEYDPNRSANIALVNYADGEKRYILAPKGIKVGQKIESGEGADIKLGNALQLKDIPVGTIIHNVELKPGRGGQLARSAGAEAQILGREDKYSLVRLASGEVRLVLSTCRATVGQVGNIEHELIRVGKAGRTRWLGKRPTVRGSVMNPFDHPHGGGEGRAPIGRKSPLSPWGKPTIGYKTRQRNKPTDKFIVRKRKK; this is encoded by the coding sequence ATGGCGATTAAAAAATTCAGACCAACATCAAATGGTAGACGTAACATGTCTACATCTGACTTTGCAGAGATCACTACAGATACTCCTGAAAAATCCCTGTTAAGTCCAATATACAAACGCGGCGGTCGTAATAACCAAGGTAAATTAACTGTTCGTCATCAAGGCGGCGGTCACAAGCGTCAATACCGTGTTATCGACTTTAAGCGCGATAAAGATGGAATACCTGGACGCGTTGCTACAGTTGAGTATGATCCGAACCGCTCAGCTAATATTGCATTAGTAAATTATGCTGATGGTGAAAAGCGTTATATTTTAGCACCAAAAGGCATCAAAGTAGGACAAAAAATCGAATCTGGTGAAGGTGCAGATATCAAGTTGGGTAATGCACTTCAGCTTAAAGATATCCCAGTAGGTACAATCATTCATAATGTTGAATTGAAACCGGGACGCGGTGGACAACTGGCACGTTCAGCTGGTGCAGAAGCACAAATTCTTGGCCGCGAAGACAAATATTCACTAGTACGTTTAGCGTCAGGTGAAGTACGTTTGGTATTATCAACATGCCGTGCAACAGTAGGTCAGGTTGGAAATATCGAGCATGAGCTTATCCGTGTAGGTAAAGCAGGACGCACGCGTTGGTTAGGCAAGCGCCCAACTGTTCGTGGTTCTGTAATGAACCCATTCGATCACCCGCATGGTGGTGGTGAAGGACGTGCGCCAATCGGTCGTAAATCACCATTGTCACCTTGGGGTAAACCAACAATTGGTTACAAGACTCGTCAGCGTAACAAACCTACAGATAAATTTATCGTTCGTAAGCGTAAAAAATAA